One window of the Tissierella sp. genome contains the following:
- a CDS encoding O-acetyl-ADP-ribose deacetylase: MFRYKDTTINVLKGDIVELEVESIVNAANNTLLGGGGVDGAIHKAGGKIILEQCKRIGGCPTGESRITTAGNLPSNYVIHTVGPIYKDGKSGEDILLYNAYYNSLLLAKEYNIKSIAFPSISTGAYNYPKEDAMRIAISGVMDFINIEDYVLKIIFVLFSDYDYELYNNYLADKFSY, from the coding sequence ATGTTTAGATATAAGGATACTACAATTAATGTATTAAAGGGTGATATTGTAGAGCTTGAAGTAGAATCAATAGTAAATGCTGCTAATAATACATTACTTGGCGGTGGAGGTGTTGATGGAGCAATACACAAAGCTGGAGGGAAAATCATATTAGAACAGTGTAAAAGGATTGGAGGATGTCCAACTGGAGAGTCAAGAATTACAACAGCAGGAAACCTTCCAAGTAATTATGTTATACACACCGTAGGGCCCATATATAAGGATGGAAAATCAGGAGAAGACATTCTTTTATATAATGCTTATTATAATTCATTGTTATTAGCAAAAGAATACAATATTAAATCAATTGCATTCCCTTCTATTTCAACAGGTGCGTATAATTACCCAAAAGAAGATGCAATGAGAATTGCAATTAGTGGGGTTATGGACTTTATTAATATTGAAGATTATGTATTAAAGATAATATTCGTTCTTTTCAGTGATTATGATTATGAATTATATAATAATTATTTAGCTGATAAATTTAGTTACTAG
- a CDS encoding zinc dependent phospholipase C family protein translates to MKLLYYQVVPNYKNKGVFQIFSDSHKIIASEIYDGIFDIYGLKLDKDRLLWGSICPDILPQFKIVRHYKEESLNYIAKEIMKIIFLSRRLDLNKNIDPLTMKILSKRIGIISHYLSDYMCLPHANRWTFYDSMIKHIKYESELNDFVVTHDFNKNVISFNDLDIYDINVKELKNKIKEYIENVVDEYSMKTGFTNDLNFALSLNLKISYFILDTIAIYSEEINGHFAFEF, encoded by the coding sequence TTGAAATTGCTGTATTATCAAGTAGTACCGAATTATAAAAACAAAGGGGTGTTTCAAATATTTTCGGATTCGCATAAGATTATTGCATCAGAAATTTATGATGGTATATTTGATATATATGGGTTAAAATTAGACAAAGATAGGTTGTTGTGGGGTTCAATATGCCCTGATATATTACCTCAATTTAAGATTGTAAGACATTATAAGGAAGAAAGTTTGAATTACATTGCAAAAGAAATCATGAAAATAATTTTTCTAAGTAGAAGATTGGATTTAAATAAAAACATTGATCCCCTAACAATGAAGATATTGAGTAAAAGGATTGGAATAATATCTCATTATTTAAGTGATTATATGTGTTTACCTCATGCAAATAGATGGACATTCTATGATAGTATGATTAAACATATTAAATATGAATCAGAATTAAATGATTTCGTTGTTACACATGACTTTAATAAGAATGTAATCAGTTTCAATGATTTAGATATATATGATATAAATGTTAAAGAATTAAAAAACAAGATAAAAGAGTATATCGAAAATGTAGTAGATGAATATTCTATGAAAACAGGGTTTACAAATGATTTAAATTTTGCTCTATCCCTAAATCTAAAGATTTCTTATTTTATTTTAGATACTATAGCAATTTATTCTGAAGAGATTAATGGTCATTTTGCCTTTGAATTTTAA